A single genomic interval of Flavihumibacter rivuli harbors:
- a CDS encoding beta strand repeat-containing protein yields the protein MIKHVMPLVVGLFLCSTLKAQVPRQFNYQGVARNSFGAAISNQTVSLRLSIREGSVNGAVLYRETRTVNTNQFGLFSTSIGGPGATSVDGDLKNVDWTTNAIKYLVVEMDPKGGSAFVSLGGSPMSSVPYALFAEYAKPGGQAGGDLSGTYPNPVVANGAITNTKIADNAVGAAKIQNGAVTSDKLADGSVTAAKLAPGVIPTSLPATGAAGGDLAGNFPNPSIKPNAVTTEKIADGAVTADKLAPGVIPSSLPASGAAGGDLSGSYPNPAIAANAVTSGKIADNAITTSKVANGAITAEKLAPGVIPTSLPISGNAGGDLSGNYPNPTIAANAVNASKIADNAVGSSKLADGAVTNNKLADAAVGNNKLADNSVTTTKVADGSITASKLAPGVIPTSLPISGNAGGDLSGTYPNPAIAANAITTAKVADASITNPKLADNSVTSTKIVDGSITASKLAPGVIPTSIPVSGTAGGDLNGTYPNPTVAANAITSAKVADNAITNTKIANAAVGTSKLADASVTTAKVADGSITAAKLAPGVIPTSLPVSGTAGGDLTGNFPNPTIANNAVTTAKVADASITAAKLAPGVIPTSLAPSGAAGGDLSGTYPNPTIGAGAVNATKLADNAVTNTKVADNAIVTSKVADGSITAAKLAPGVIPTSLPVSGTAGGDLSGNYPNPTIAANAVGTTKIADAAVTNAKLANNAVNTAKIADASIVTSKVADGSITAAKLAPGVIPTSLPVSGTAGGDLTGNFPNPTIANNAVTTAKVADASITAAKLAPGVIPTSLAPSGAAGGDLSGTYPNPTVANNAISSAKIADNAIVTAKVADGAITAAKLAPGVIPTSLPVSGTAGGDLTGNYPNPTIANNAVTTAKVADASITAAKLAPGVIPTSLAPSGAAGGDLSGGILS from the coding sequence ATGATAAAACACGTAATGCCATTAGTGGTAGGACTGTTTTTATGCAGCACGCTTAAAGCACAGGTGCCAAGACAGTTCAATTACCAGGGTGTAGCCAGGAATTCTTTTGGTGCAGCCATTTCCAACCAGACCGTAAGTCTCAGGCTTTCCATCAGGGAAGGCAGTGTTAATGGTGCCGTCCTCTACCGGGAAACCAGGACCGTTAATACCAACCAGTTTGGCTTGTTCTCTACCAGTATTGGTGGACCAGGCGCCACCAGTGTGGATGGCGACCTCAAGAATGTAGACTGGACCACCAATGCCATCAAATACCTGGTGGTTGAGATGGATCCAAAAGGAGGATCTGCCTTTGTTTCTTTGGGCGGATCACCCATGTCCAGCGTGCCTTATGCATTATTTGCAGAGTATGCAAAACCCGGCGGACAGGCAGGTGGTGACCTCAGTGGTACCTATCCTAATCCTGTTGTGGCCAATGGTGCCATAACCAATACGAAAATTGCCGATAACGCAGTTGGGGCAGCCAAGATCCAGAACGGAGCAGTGACATCTGATAAACTTGCAGATGGATCCGTTACCGCTGCCAAGCTTGCTCCTGGTGTAATCCCTACTTCATTGCCTGCCACTGGTGCAGCAGGGGGGGACCTGGCCGGTAATTTCCCTAACCCATCCATTAAACCTAATGCGGTAACCACCGAGAAGATTGCGGATGGTGCCGTAACAGCTGATAAACTGGCTCCTGGTGTTATCCCTTCTTCCCTTCCGGCGAGCGGGGCAGCAGGAGGTGACCTAAGCGGGTCCTATCCTAATCCAGCCATTGCTGCCAATGCGGTGACCTCAGGAAAGATCGCTGATAATGCCATTACAACTTCCAAGGTTGCCAATGGTGCCATTACCGCTGAGAAGCTTGCACCAGGTGTGATCCCCACTTCCTTGCCCATCAGTGGTAATGCGGGTGGTGACCTGAGTGGAAACTACCCTAATCCAACCATCGCAGCCAATGCGGTAAATGCTTCCAAGATCGCGGACAATGCGGTTGGTTCAAGCAAGCTCGCTGATGGTGCTGTAACCAATAACAAGTTGGCCGATGCTGCTGTTGGTAACAATAAACTGGCTGATAACAGTGTAACCACTACCAAGGTGGCTGATGGTTCTATCACCGCCTCCAAGTTGGCACCCGGTGTCATCCCGACGTCCCTGCCGATCAGTGGTAATGCGGGTGGTGACCTGAGTGGTACTTACCCGAATCCTGCCATCGCTGCAAATGCCATCACCACTGCTAAGGTTGCTGATGCTTCCATTACCAATCCCAAGCTGGCTGATAATAGTGTGACCTCTACCAAGATCGTTGATGGTTCCATCACTGCATCAAAACTGGCGCCTGGTGTGATCCCCACTTCGATTCCTGTGAGCGGAACTGCTGGTGGAGACCTCAATGGTACCTATCCCAATCCAACAGTGGCTGCCAATGCCATTACCAGTGCAAAAGTTGCTGATAATGCCATTACCAATACCAAGATTGCCAATGCTGCAGTGGGTACATCCAAACTGGCTGACGCGTCAGTTACCACGGCCAAGGTTGCCGATGGATCGATCACTGCTGCGAAACTGGCTCCTGGGGTGATCCCTACTTCACTGCCGGTGAGTGGAACTGCAGGTGGTGACCTGACTGGAAATTTTCCTAACCCAACCATTGCTAATAATGCAGTGACCACTGCAAAGGTGGCTGATGCTTCTATCACCGCCGCCAAACTGGCTCCCGGTGTGATCCCTACCAGCCTTGCCCCAAGTGGTGCTGCTGGTGGAGACCTGAGTGGTACCTATCCTAACCCAACCATTGGTGCAGGTGCTGTGAATGCCACCAAGCTGGCTGACAACGCGGTGACCAATACCAAGGTTGCTGATAATGCCATCGTGACTTCCAAGGTTGCCGATGGATCAATCACTGCTGCGAAACTGGCTCCCGGTGTGATCCCCACCTCATTACCAGTAAGTGGAACTGCGGGTGGAGACCTTTCTGGAAACTATCCGAACCCAACCATTGCTGCCAATGCCGTTGGTACGACCAAGATCGCTGATGCGGCTGTTACCAATGCGAAGCTGGCCAATAATGCAGTGAATACTGCCAAGATCGCTGATGCTTCTATCGTAACTTCCAAAGTTGCTGATGGATCTATCACTGCCGCGAAACTGGCTCCCGGTGTGATCCCTACTTCACTGCCGGTGAGTGGAACTGCAGGTGGTGACCTGACCGGAAACTTTCCTAACCCAACTATTGCTAATAATGCAGTGACCACTGCAAAGGTGGCTGATGCTTCTATCACCGCCGCCAAACTGGCTCCTGGTGTGATCCCTACCAGCCTTGCCCCAAGCGGTGCCGCTGGTGGAGACCTGAGTGGTACCTATCCTAATCCTACTGTAGCCAATAATGCAATCAGCTCAGCCAAGATCGCTGATAATGCTATCGTAACTGCTAAGGTTGCCGATGGTGCGATCACTGCCGCGAAACTGGCTCCTGGTGTGATCCCCACTTCACTGCCGGTGAGTGGAACTGCAGGTGGTGACCTGACTGGAAATTATCCTAACCCAACCATTGCCAATAATGCAGTGACCACTGCAAAGGTGGCTGATGCTTCTATCACCGCCGCCAAACTGGCTCCTGGTGTGATCCCTACCAGCCTTGCCCCAAGTGGTGCTGCTGGTGGAGACCTGAGTGGTGGTATCCTATCCTAA